Below is a window of Chloroflexota bacterium DNA.
CCCGCACGGGCATGGTTTCCGGCATCATTGGACGCATCGTCGCTCTTAATATTGTCGATTTGATCAAAAAAGGCCGCATGACCCACAGCGAGCGCATGACCGAAATGTACGCCGCCTGCATCGCCTCGATGGGCGATTCGCTCTGGGATGGTTCAGCCGCAGCCATCATCGTTTACCCCGTTGTGCCTGACTTCCGGCGCTACCCCAACGAGCAGGGCCGCGATATGTTCGTCACCCACATGGAAATGGGCCTCGCTGGAGCCTGGATGAAGCGCATGGTGCACACCACCTTCATGCACAAACTACAAGGCCGCATCGGCTGGAAGATGATTCCTGAATAGGATTTTTTAAAGGCGAATCAGCCCCGAGGNNNNNNNNNNNNNNNNNNNNNNNNNNNNNNNNNNNNNNNNNNNNNNNNNNNNNNNNNNNNNNNNNNNNNNNNNNNNNNNNNNNNNNNNNNNNNNNNNNNNCCCCCCCAACAGGAGTCCCGCAGCCCCGCTCCGGGGTGACAGCCAATGACTAACCATATCCCGATCCCAAGGAGTAACCCATGGAAATCACGAAAAAAGAACGCGCCATGATGAATAATAAATTGATCCAGTTTTTCCGTTTCATTGTACTCAATTTGAAAATTCTCAAAGGCGTAGACCACAGTAAACGCTCTTAGCCAGCAACCAACCAGCCATTAGACAGGGTACCCACAATATTTGTATCACCTTGTCTACTGGCTCCCAATCCCAGGAGGAAACATGACTGAACAGCCCGAACGCAATCTGGGTATGGAGCTTGTACGTGTCACAGAAGCCGCGGCATTGGCTGCCGCCCGCTGGATGGGACGCGGCAAAAAAGAAGCCGGTGATGGCGCTGCCGTAGATGCTATGCGGCTCATGCTGGATACCATCAACATGAACGGGGTTATCGTTATCGGTGAAGGCGAAAAAGACGAAGCCCCCATGCTGTATAACGGCGAACGCATCGGCAATGGCACCGGCCCGGAAATGGATGTGGCTGTTGACCCCGTTGAAGGCACTACCTTGTTAGCGCAAGGCAAACCGAATGCCATCGCAGTCATCGCAGCCTCGCCCAAAGGCTCCATGTGGAATCCAGGCCCCGGTTTCTATATGGAAAAAATAGCCGTTGGCCCGGATGCCCGCGATGCAATTGATCTCGATGCACCTGTGGGCGATAACCTGCGCAATGTAGCTAAAGCCCTCGGCAAAGATGTGCGCGACCTGACCGTTTTTGTACTGGAACGCCCGCGACACGACAAAATCATTGCAGAAATTGGCGAAGTTGGCGCACGCGTTGCGCTGCACCACGATGGCGATGTTGCTGGTTCGTTAATGGCCGCTTGCCCCGGTATGAGCAGCATTGATCTGATGATTAATATTGGCGGCACCCCCGAAGGCGTCATCACGGCTTGCGCGCTCAAAGCCCTGGGGGGGCAAATACTCGGACGGCTGGCGCCACAATCCGAAGAAGAACGCACCGCCGTTGCGGAAGCCGGGTTAGATACAAAACGCATCCTGACAGTGGATGATATGGTCAATAGCGACGATGTTTTCTTTGCTGCTACCGGCATCACC
It encodes the following:
- the glpX gene encoding class II fructose-bisphosphatase, encoding MTEQPERNLGMELVRVTEAAALAAARWMGRGKKEAGDGAAVDAMRLMLDTINMNGVIVIGEGEKDEAPMLYNGERIGNGTGPEMDVAVDPVEGTTLLAQGKPNAIAVIAASPKGSMWNPGPGFYMEKIAVGPDARDAIDLDAPVGDNLRNVAKALGKDVRDLTVFVLERPRHDKIIAEIGEVGARVALHHDGDVAGSLMAACPGMSSIDLMINIGGTPEGVITACALKALGGQILGRLAPQSEEERTAVAEAGLDTKRILTVDDMVNSDDVFFAATGITSPGHLMEGVKYESGRARTYSMVIRGKSGTIRYIESVHNLDKLMLISAIDY